CATCGCGCAGGGTCATCCCCCACTTGTCGCGCACCTGCGCGATCACCTCGGGGTTGAGCGGTTCACCGGCGCCGATGATCTCTCGCAGCGCACCCGGCCCACCGGACAGATCGGCGTTGATCAGCATCCGCCAGACGGTCGGCGGCGCGCAGAACGTGGTGACTTCGTGCGTACGCAACACGTCCAACAGGCCGGCTGCATCGAAGCGCGCGTAATTGAAGACCAGGATCGTCGCCTCCGCGATCCACGGCGCGAAGAAGCACGACCACGCGTGCTTGGCCCACCCCGGCGAGGAGATGTTGCAGTGCACGTCGCCCGGCCGCAGGCCGAGCCAGTACGCCGTCGACAGATGCCCGATCGGATAGGACACCTGGGTGTGCTCGACCAGCTTGGGCTTCGAGGTCGTACCACTGGTGAAATACAGCAGCAGCCGGTCGTCCGGGGCCGTGTCCGGGTGCTCGATCGCGTCGACCGTCGTGTCGTACGCCGTGCGCAACTCGTCGGTCGTGATCAGCCGATAGTCGCCCCGGATGGTCTCGAACTTCGCGGCGTCAGCCGGGTTGCAGATCGCGAACCGGGCGTTGCCGCGTTCGATCCGGTCGACCAGATCCGCCGGCCCGACCGCCGTGGTCGTCGGCATGATCACCGCGCCCAGGCGGATGATCGCCAGCATCGTGTCCCACAACTCGACCTGGTTGCCGAGCATCACGATCACCGAGTCGCCCTTGACGACACCGGCAGCACGCAGCAACGCCGCGACCTGATCCGAACGACGCGCGATCTCGTCGAAGGTCAGGGAGGCCGACGAGCCGTCCTCCTCGACCACGATCAGGCCGGTGTCGCTGTTGCCGCGCGCGAACGAGTCGAACCAGTCGCACGCGAAGTTCCACCGCTCGCCGACGTCCGGGAACGCGAACTCCGCGCTCGCGCGCTCATAGTCCTCGCGCGCGGATACGAGGAGGTCGCGGGCGGATCGGAACTCGTCAGTCGCAGTCATGGGTCCACCTTGGCGCGAGATGCGTACGGAATCCAGACCCGCCGTAGGCTTGTCGGGTGAGTGCACGACTGACCGCCCTGCTCGACGGACGCCGCTTCTTCGATGGCGGGTACGGCTGGCTCCTGGCCGAGCGTGGCCTCGAACCCGGCACCGTGGCCGAGTCGTGGAACCTC
The DNA window shown above is from Nocardioides sp. and carries:
- a CDS encoding AMP-binding protein → MTATDEFRSARDLLVSAREDYERASAEFAFPDVGERWNFACDWFDSFARGNSDTGLIVVEEDGSSASLTFDEIARRSDQVAALLRAAGVVKGDSVIVMLGNQVELWDTMLAIIRLGAVIMPTTTAVGPADLVDRIERGNARFAICNPADAAKFETIRGDYRLITTDELRTAYDTTVDAIEHPDTAPDDRLLLYFTSGTTSKPKLVEHTQVSYPIGHLSTAYWLGLRPGDVHCNISSPGWAKHAWSCFFAPWIAEATILVFNYARFDAAGLLDVLRTHEVTTFCAPPTVWRMLINADLSGGPGALREIIGAGEPLNPEVIAQVRDKWGMTLRDGYGQTETTAQIGNTPGSPIKAGSMGRPLPGVPVVLVDPLSDEVVEGVGEGEICLDLRSGKPLPLMTGYQGDEERNADAMRGGFYHTGDLAERDENGYITYVGRTDDVFKASDYKISPFELESVLIEHPAVAEAAVVPAPDEVRLAIPKAYVSLAPGYEPSREVAFEILKYAREHLAPWQRVRRIEFFELPKTISGKIRRVELRAREQELAKSAQRAANLGLGGEEFRDSDFPDLKG